A window from Actinomycetota bacterium encodes these proteins:
- a CDS encoding plastocyanin/azurin family copper-binding protein, whose product MRRRMLFVIAATAVAALAAPAAPAVAGGGGCHGDATTGEGDTVEIADGCFGPTTLEVDPGDTVTFVNLDPYAHNVSAVTWGHLNDLNQGDSFQTTFAEAGVYPFACQYHPGMVGAIVVGNGKALAGGTPVVSETDTSTADTSTEVAAASTTESSSTSATTGWLAGGAIGVAAGLAIGLITRRAKQRDA is encoded by the coding sequence ATGCGACGTCGCATGCTGTTCGTCATCGCCGCGACCGCGGTTGCGGCACTCGCGGCCCCCGCCGCCCCTGCGGTCGCCGGTGGAGGTGGCTGTCACGGTGACGCCACGACCGGCGAGGGAGACACCGTGGAGATCGCCGACGGGTGCTTCGGCCCGACGACGCTGGAGGTCGACCCCGGTGACACGGTGACGTTCGTCAACCTCGACCCCTACGCCCACAACGTCTCCGCCGTGACGTGGGGACACCTCAACGACCTGAACCAAGGCGACTCGTTCCAGACGACGTTCGCCGAGGCCGGCGTGTACCCGTTCGCGTGCCAGTACCACCCGGGGATGGTCGGCGCGATCGTGGTGGGGAACGGAAAGGCGCTTGCGGGCGGAACTCCGGTCGTTTCCGAGACCGACACGAGCACCGCTGATACGAGCACCGAGGTCGCGGCCGCGTCGACGACGGAGTCATCATCGACGAGTGCCACGACGGGATGGCTTGCGGGCGGCGCGATCGGCGTCGCGGCCGGCCTGGCGATCGGACTGATCACACGACGGGCCAAGCAGCGGGACGCCTGA
- a CDS encoding RNA polymerase sigma factor, with amino-acid sequence MEGRPRQERELVELAQEGDVRAYGELVERYREVAFRAAYLIARNAADAEDAAQDAFVKAYYALDRFRRGDPFRPWILSIVSNEARNRRRAAGRRDRLVLREAELRGPGDATPSPDAAAIALERRSALLAALESLPERDRVVIGYRYLLDLSEAETARVLGVRAGTVKSRLSRALGRLREALPPGLSLPEGADE; translated from the coding sequence GTGGAGGGTCGTCCACGGCAAGAGCGCGAGCTCGTCGAGCTCGCACAAGAGGGCGATGTCCGCGCGTACGGAGAGTTGGTCGAACGGTATCGGGAGGTGGCGTTCCGGGCGGCCTACCTCATCGCGCGGAACGCCGCCGATGCGGAGGACGCTGCGCAGGACGCATTCGTGAAGGCCTACTACGCCCTCGACCGGTTCCGTCGCGGAGATCCGTTCCGCCCGTGGATCCTCAGCATCGTCTCGAACGAGGCCCGGAACCGCCGCCGTGCCGCGGGCCGTCGCGACCGGTTGGTGCTTCGGGAGGCAGAGCTCCGCGGCCCGGGGGATGCGACCCCATCCCCCGACGCCGCGGCCATCGCGCTCGAGAGGCGGTCGGCCTTGCTCGCCGCGCTGGAATCGCTGCCCGAACGAGACCGTGTGGTCATCGGCTATCGGTACCTGCTCGACCTGTCGGAGGCCGAGACCGCGCGAGTCCTCGGGGTTCGGGCGGGGACGGTGAAGTCGAGGCTGTCGCGAGCGCTCGGCCGGCTGCGCGAAGCGCTGCCGCCGGGGTTGTCGCTGCCGGAGGGTGCGGATGAGTGA
- a CDS encoding SPFH domain-containing protein — protein MIPLAIGVGVVVFVLIILLPQAIRIVREYQRIMVFRLGRALGAKGPGLVILIPFIDKGVYVDLRELYLEIPHQTAITEDNASISIDFIVFYRVIDAVMSIIEVGNFAGAAQNIAATTLRSVVGDMSLDDVLAKREQMNEILRVKLDEVTERWGVKVTNVEIREIIPPPAVQEAMTRQMSAERTRRAVVTEADGAKQAAITVAEGTKQSAILTAEGDRQAAILRAEGFALALTEIFSSAQRVDAKTMSLQYLEALKQIGASPSTKFVIPMEFTNLLAGISGFAERTFADGDGAKGT, from the coding sequence GTGATCCCGCTGGCGATCGGCGTCGGCGTCGTGGTGTTTGTGCTCATCATCCTGCTGCCCCAGGCGATCCGCATCGTGCGCGAGTACCAGCGGATCATGGTGTTTCGACTGGGGCGCGCGCTGGGCGCGAAGGGACCTGGCCTGGTGATCCTGATCCCGTTCATCGACAAGGGGGTGTACGTCGACCTTCGCGAGCTCTACCTGGAGATCCCGCACCAGACTGCCATCACCGAGGACAACGCATCGATCTCGATCGACTTCATCGTCTTCTACCGCGTGATCGACGCGGTGATGTCGATCATCGAGGTGGGGAACTTCGCCGGCGCGGCGCAGAACATCGCCGCCACGACGCTCCGGTCCGTAGTCGGGGACATGTCGCTCGACGACGTGCTCGCCAAGCGTGAACAGATGAACGAGATCCTGCGTGTGAAGCTCGACGAGGTCACCGAGCGCTGGGGTGTGAAGGTCACGAACGTCGAGATCCGCGAGATCATCCCGCCGCCCGCGGTGCAGGAGGCCATGACCCGACAGATGTCGGCCGAGCGCACGCGGCGCGCCGTGGTGACCGAGGCCGACGGCGCCAAGCAGGCCGCGATCACCGTCGCGGAGGGCACGAAGCAGTCGGCGATCCTGACCGCCGAGGGCGACCGGCAGGCCGCGATCCTTCGCGCGGAGGGCTTCGCGCTCGCTCTCACCGAGATCTTCAGCTCGGCCCAACGGGTGGACGCGAAGACGATGAGCCTGCAGTACCTCGAGGCGCTCAAGCAGATCGGAGCGTCACCGTCAACGAAGTTCGTCATCCCCATGGAGTTCACCAACCTGCTCGCGGGCATCAGCGGTTTCGCCGAGCGGACGTTCGCCGATGGCGACGGCGCGAAGGGGACGTAG
- a CDS encoding nodulation protein NfeD, whose product MKTLRRAFAIACLAAAAGSFVAAPAGAQQELRGSIVQLELRGVVDPFVADYIEDAIGDAEEEGAAAILITIDTPGGLISSMRQITQAILNSSVPVIGYVSPEGARAASAGTFILLSTHVAAMAPATNVGAAQPVGLSGAIASEKAVNDAAKSIVAIAERRDRNAEWAESAVRESSSASAEEAFELDVIDVIAESQSALFREIDGTVVDVAGGGEVTLELAGATVRERPPGAFIQILHALLDPNLAFIFFWLGLALIAIEFFVPGGIAGTIGGLSLVLSLVALGMLPVQLIGVALLLASVVFFALEILHPGIGAPAIGGVVTLVLGGWFLFDSSVPDVRVSPLVIAPVAAFAAFFFLIVVRAAMKLRTRHVVSRSDKLVGTEGTVVRDLEPNGVVRIAAEEWSAESVGGTAPRGDRVRVVAMEGLKLMVEPIEETAPTAPAPVEGRQT is encoded by the coding sequence GTGAAAACGCTTCGGCGTGCGTTCGCAATCGCATGCCTTGCCGCAGCAGCCGGTTCGTTCGTCGCCGCGCCGGCCGGCGCCCAGCAGGAGCTCCGGGGTTCGATCGTCCAGCTCGAGCTCCGCGGCGTCGTCGACCCGTTCGTCGCCGACTACATCGAGGACGCGATCGGCGATGCCGAGGAAGAGGGCGCCGCCGCCATCCTCATCACGATCGATACGCCCGGCGGCCTGATTTCCTCGATGCGCCAGATCACCCAGGCCATCTTGAACTCGAGCGTGCCGGTGATCGGCTACGTTTCCCCTGAGGGCGCCCGGGCGGCCTCGGCGGGAACATTCATCTTGCTCTCGACGCACGTCGCGGCGATGGCGCCGGCCACCAACGTCGGCGCGGCACAGCCCGTCGGGCTCTCCGGCGCGATCGCCTCTGAGAAGGCCGTGAACGACGCGGCGAAATCGATCGTCGCCATCGCCGAACGGCGCGACCGAAACGCTGAGTGGGCCGAGTCCGCCGTCCGCGAGTCGTCGAGCGCGTCCGCCGAGGAGGCGTTCGAGCTCGACGTGATCGACGTGATCGCGGAAAGCCAGTCGGCCTTGTTCCGGGAGATCGACGGGACGGTCGTCGATGTCGCCGGTGGGGGCGAGGTCACACTCGAACTCGCCGGGGCCACGGTACGCGAGCGCCCGCCGGGTGCGTTCATCCAGATCCTGCACGCGCTGCTCGATCCGAACCTCGCGTTCATCTTCTTCTGGCTCGGCCTCGCGCTGATCGCGATCGAGTTCTTCGTGCCCGGTGGCATCGCCGGAACGATCGGCGGTCTGTCGCTGGTGCTTTCTCTCGTCGCGCTCGGGATGCTGCCGGTCCAGCTGATCGGCGTGGCGTTGCTGCTCGCCTCGGTCGTGTTCTTCGCGCTCGAGATCCTGCATCCGGGCATCGGCGCGCCGGCCATCGGCGGCGTGGTGACGCTCGTGCTCGGCGGGTGGTTCCTGTTCGATTCGTCGGTTCCGGACGTGCGCGTCTCCCCGCTCGTCATCGCTCCGGTTGCCGCTTTCGCAGCGTTCTTCTTCCTGATCGTCGTTCGGGCGGCGATGAAGCTCCGAACGCGGCACGTCGTATCGAGGAGCGACAAGCTCGTCGGCACGGAGGGAACGGTGGTGCGCGATCTGGAGCCGAACGGTGTCGTGCGCATAGCCGCGGAGGAGTGGTCGGCCGAGAGCGTCGGCGGCACCGCCCCGCGCGGAGATCGGGTTCGCGTGGTCGCGATGGAGGGGTTGAAGCTGATGGTCGAGCCCATCGAGGAGACGGCGCCCACGGCGCCCGCTCCCGTGGAAGGGAGGCAGACGTGA
- a CDS encoding sigma-70 family RNA polymerase sigma factor, translating into MAGRPEGPLLAREEQQLVEGLLAGNEDAVRQLYARYARPIYTLGLRLLGSAEAAEELTQDVFLAAWRKAARFDPTRGRLSTWLMTIAHNLAVDRLRRETGVTRPHLVLVDEVPELPTPGEDEPLMERDAAIRALACLSIAEKQLLARAYFGGLTAREIAEADGIPLGTVKTRLRTALIKVRRANHDKERP; encoded by the coding sequence GTGGCCGGACGGCCAGAAGGACCGCTCCTCGCGCGCGAGGAGCAGCAGTTGGTGGAGGGGCTCCTTGCGGGGAACGAGGACGCGGTGCGACAGCTCTATGCGCGGTACGCGCGCCCCATCTATACGCTCGGGCTCCGCCTGCTCGGAAGCGCAGAAGCGGCCGAGGAGCTCACCCAGGACGTCTTCCTGGCGGCGTGGCGCAAAGCCGCCCGGTTCGACCCGACGCGCGGGCGCCTTTCGACGTGGCTCATGACGATCGCACACAACCTCGCGGTCGACCGGCTCCGTAGGGAGACCGGTGTAACCCGTCCGCACCTCGTTCTGGTGGACGAAGTTCCGGAGCTGCCGACGCCGGGTGAGGACGAGCCGCTCATGGAACGCGATGCCGCGATCCGCGCGCTTGCGTGTCTGTCGATCGCCGAAAAGCAATTGCTCGCGCGCGCGTACTTCGGCGGGCTCACGGCGCGCGAGATCGCGGAGGCCGACGGGATCCCGCTCGGAACGGTGAAGACGCGATTGCGAACGGCGCTGATCAAGGTGCGCCGCGCGAATCACGACAAGGAGCGGCCGTGA
- a CDS encoding zf-HC2 domain-containing protein, with protein MTCLEVRDLLPELAVGVLPARDREEVERHLRWCAGCRKEAAELGDAAATVAFALPPADLPDALRERVVRDVKGAAGAPRKPRRARGAAASALAAAIALGSLGWGAVMADRAGEFEQRAAEANRQRTQALEAFQTILANPLVPEEDLNRQTRLGRLTPTEDGLGGGMALQLLSPRILDFSLVIVNGLDPRDTDRLPYRVEFENGAGEVVRGGRIDELDAEGHAEVFRQFANRDLTGYTLVRVVDADGVVVLEGRAGAGI; from the coding sequence GTGACCTGTCTCGAGGTCCGGGACCTCCTACCGGAGCTCGCGGTCGGGGTCCTTCCCGCTCGCGATCGCGAGGAGGTCGAACGGCACCTGCGCTGGTGCGCCGGCTGCCGCAAGGAGGCGGCCGAGCTCGGGGACGCGGCGGCGACGGTCGCGTTTGCCCTGCCTCCGGCGGATCTGCCCGATGCGCTTCGGGAGCGCGTGGTTCGTGACGTGAAGGGCGCCGCGGGGGCCCCACGGAAACCACGGCGCGCCCGCGGCGCAGCCGCCTCCGCCCTCGCCGCAGCTATCGCGTTGGGCAGCCTCGGCTGGGGCGCGGTCATGGCGGACCGGGCGGGCGAGTTCGAGCAGCGCGCCGCGGAGGCGAATCGCCAACGCACGCAAGCGCTCGAAGCGTTCCAAACGATCCTGGCGAACCCGCTCGTTCCCGAGGAGGATCTGAACCGCCAGACCCGCCTCGGTCGTTTGACGCCGACCGAGGACGGACTAGGTGGCGGGATGGCGTTGCAACTTCTCTCTCCCAGGATCCTCGACTTCTCGCTGGTGATCGTGAACGGCCTCGACCCTCGCGACACCGATCGACTCCCGTACCGCGTCGAGTTCGAGAACGGCGCCGGTGAGGTGGTTCGTGGCGGCCGCATCGACGAGCTCGACGCGGAAGGTCACGCCGAGGTGTTCCGTCAGTTCGCTAACCGCGACCTGACGGGCTACACGCTCGTGCGCGTCGTCGACGCCGACGGCGTGGTCGTGCTCGAGGGTCGGGCGGGCGCCGGGATCTAG